A window of the Brassica oleracea var. oleracea cultivar TO1000 chromosome C1, BOL, whole genome shotgun sequence genome harbors these coding sequences:
- the LOC106341841 gene encoding 60S ribosome subunit biogenesis protein NIP7 homolog encodes MRPLDENETTVVFEKIFKFVGNNLKNIVENPSHEGPGPKPEAGRYCFRLQKSRVYYVSESLVKRATNISRKNLVSLGTCIGKYTHAGSFHLTIMSLNLLAANAKHKVWLKPTSEMSFLYGNHVLKGGLGRITDSIVPGDGVVVFSMSDVPLGFGIAAKSTQDCRKLDPNGIVVLHQADIGEYLRDEDEL; translated from the coding sequence ATGCGGCCGTTAGACGAGAACGAGACGACAGTGGTCTTCGAGAAGATCTTCAAATTCGTCGGAAACAACCTCAAGAACATCGTCGAGAACCCATCCCACGAAGGACCCGGACCCAAACCCGAAGCCGGGCGCTACTGCTTCCGCCTCCAGAAGAGCAGAGTCTACTACGTAAGCGAGTCTCTCGTGAAGCGAGCCACCAACATCTCCCGCAAAAACCTAGTCTCCCTCGGAACCTGCATCGGGAAGTACACCCACGCGGGGAGCTTCCACCTTACGATCATGTCGCTCAACCTCTTGGCCGCGAACGCGAAGCACAAGGTATGGCTGAAACCCACTTCGGAGATGTCGTTTCTTTACGGGAACCATGTCTTGAAAGGAGGGCTAGGGAGGATTACCGATAGTATTGTGCCTGGAGATGGGGTTGTCGTGTTCTCCATGTCTGATGTTCCGTTGGGGTTTGGGATTGCGGCCAAGAGTACGCAGGATTGTCGGAAGTTGGATCCGAATGGGATCGTTGTGCTTCATCAGGCTGATATTGGTGAGTATCTGAGGGATGAAGATGAGCTTTGA